CATTCAACGAAATTAAACATTGTTTCTAACGACTGACTGCCGGCTGACCGAAATGAATTTTCCGGGAAAATTTCCGGCCCGCTTGATGATCAGTAGGTATAATATGctttttctaaaataaagagagagagagagagagagagagagagagagagaaatgggatGACGTCACTCAGGGCCATGAGAATTAGAATTCAAAagatacaaataaataaaaaaagggacAACGGGATCTCGTGGCCACgttattttatttccttcttggttTTTCATTTTGGCTTGTAGTGTTTATGGTTATTTCTTCGTTTTTGCCCATTTGGGTCGCCCAATGGTTATATTCACGTGGCGGTATCGCGCACCCTAGAGACCTTGATGGACCCAGATATTGGTTTACTGTTACCATGAGTCTGTTCAAGGTAACAGATGGAGAATGGATGGAGGACGTCTGATAAAAAATGGATTAATTTGGGGGCGGAGAGGATGAGCCGAGTCAAGGGCGAGCAATCAGCGTCAACAGAGAGGGGCACCAAAGTTTCAAATCTATAGGGAGAGTCAACCCCCCATTGGCCTTGGGTAATTGGGAAAGAAAGGtaggatatatatacatatacataggtCAGGGGGATGGGATAACAGTAAGTACACCAGGGACAGCGAGAGTGACGGTCCATTGGAAAATTATacaactcattttttttttctacaagtACAATGAACTCCCATAATTTGTAGTGTATAATTTCAATGGAATGACTCATATGGTAGAAGTTAGCAGAGTGATGGGGAGAGGTTAGGTTGGGTTTGTGAGTATCTTTGATGCGAATGGCAAATGGATCTCTTGTCACAGTGACCGGGATTTGTCAAATTGAATAATGATTCCTTGTAATAAAtgttgaatttaaataaaagttaaaattcatatCTTGCTATATTCATTCATATGGGTGTTGTCATGTCTTACAACTGatattgattataatttattcaGATAGAAagtcatttaatatttatttataatatttaatagaataaaaagataattttaactttataaaaaattcaaaaattatgattaaaaaggatattattgataaataataataacataattatcttaacatcaataattaaaatgaccaaaaaaatgattctatttgaataaattttatctaaataaatttattaaaattaaaattcaaacctTAGTATGTTAATTGATATGGGTGCCGCCACGTCTTACAActgttattattgaataataactTCTTCAACTTGTGGTAAGGTAAGAGATATttagagaggaaaagaaaggaagttGGAAATGACAATTTGGACGCGGAACTAACCTGCTTTGGCTATTGACCCTTTTTCCAATACATCTTTTTGCTTTTCCACACAGATATTTACAGATATTTATGGGGGTTTTATTTCTAAGGAAGGAAAGTAAAATGCATGGTTTGAGAATTGAGACATAATGAGCCTTATGCGTAAAAGTCTacattcaaataatcaattacCATCTACCAGCAATGGCCTTCAATTCTTTAAAAGTCTACTCTTAGTATTTAATACttgttttaatacttattttaataatatttaataaaataaaaagataattttaattttataaaaaatctaaaagttaTGACTGAAAGGATATTgttgataaataaaatgataaataacataattatcctaacatcaataattaaaaaaataaaaaaaataattctatcgATTCTATTCAAATAGATTTATTGTATTCATAATTCATTTGTTACcaattaataaaagtatttaaatactaaaaataatatataataatacacattatctaaaactaaaaatacattaaatataccataataaaatctattttattttataaaagagtAATGCTCTTTAtctaaattaaagataaattttcagtctaattagcatatttttattgaaaaataaaaaggtacGTATGTAcagatttttaataaaaatgtatcaattagataaataatattatttattataaaatgagtAAGTCCGctgttttattaaattaaagtgGGGTTGGAGGAAATAGAAATATGAGAATGCATGAGTCTTCACGCTTTGGTTTTAATGATGACAATTTATAATTACTATATTTTGAAGGGTTAAAATGTATTTAATGCAGTTTGACAGGGCTATCAATAATAATAGCTAACATAAATTGACTAGCAAATGAAGCTTGGATATCATTTGACTCAACTCCATGTGcgaaaatgataaataaataaataagctaaTTTAAATTGACTTGGcacttatttaatttaattttacctaaatataacaacagaaaaattaaatgaaccatattttttatcatataagaaaataatcaattacgaaaaaaatatttatcataattaattatatatgtgtgtaatcAAATTTACTAGAAGATAttcacaattaattaaatttctagtcacaaaaaaattattttattatactcaAAATTTTAAGGTATTGtactatttaaatataataagtattttaatatttttaagatatataatatatggtaATTATTATGGTTAAGTGAAAAATAAGTTATTGTATGTTGGGATCAAATTGGTTATTATAccataaaaataatcaaataaataattgtagTTTAAGAGTGAGGGTCAAATTGgttagtatattttaaaaagacaAAGTAGAACTATGTAACGCTGTGTAATATTCTTATAATGAGAGATATAATTAGTGtagttaataaaattaaaacattattgGGCAacggtaaaaaaaaaaaaaaaatctatcataataattaatatgactcgaggtataaaaatataataatttatttaatatttttaaattaaaataatcaatttgaaaatacaataaattataGTGGTCTATCATTTGAAATCTTACtgatctaattattattatatataataattcaattaagttaatatatggaacaaataaattaaatatgggTTTTGCTAATGACTGTGTCCAAGGAAGGCACTTGACCTTATTTTTTTACACTAAAcgcttttattaattaataataaatacatcttattttggaatattttattaactaatagaaatattcaaaaattgaaacccattaaatatagtataaataGAACAAGACGCGTTTATTCATTGAGACATATTTTATAGTTGACatataacttatttaatttatgaatataatatatgaaaatagTAGAGGAATTAAGTTGGAAATTAAGGCGTGCCCGCCCAGTCAGCAGTGCTTATTTCCACCCATACTCGATGAAGGATTAAATATTAAGgtttgaggaggagaaagaggaggaggatataatagaaaatagaatGAATTAGAATAATAGAGCAAGTGAGCAGAGAGAGTTGAGTTGGTGCGAAGCTAATGAATAAGAACCCGAACGTACTGGACGAGAGTGAGTGGTTGAACTTGAACAGCCTCgatcgcctatatatatatatatgttcctgTTTTTGCTCAAACCCAACCCGCCCCGCCCCGATACATACAAATTAAATGGCCTCTTCTATATATCcttctcaaaaaatataaataaaaccaCCAAAATACCTCTGAACTTGcatctgtatatatatttttctcagTTTCTAtatcttcttgattttctttgttatacaaaaataattctgTTTGAAACTTTAGtctattaataattttcatattatcatTTATTCAATCGACTAATTTTAAGTGAACTACTTGTTAAAAGGAATGAAGAATATTTCAATAAAAGTCAAGGGGGATTAttacacaataataataataataataatatgaaaattatatatgggtgtttttttttttttaataaacaaattCAAGTTTAGACGTTGaagccagagagagagagagagagagaggacaacATTTTTGAATGCAATGAATGAGAAGGGAAGAAGtcatattaatttatgtttatgtctgtaagattaatttattgtttaaccttttctctctcctctccttcCCAGCAGCAGCGGCAACAATGACCACTTCCCAGCGACTTGCTCTCCAAGCCCAACCCAAGGCTGCCtttgccctataaatacccaccTCACCGCTTTACCTCTCTTCGTGCCAAATTCttaacactctctctctctctctctcctctatctCTCAAATGGCACCGGCAGCTTTTTTCTCGAGCAGCTTCAACACCGTCTGCGTTATGGACGCCAACAGCCGCCTCGGCTGCGGCCTCGTCGAGCAGCTTCTCCGACAAGGCTACGAAGTCCACGCCGCCATTCAGAGCCCTAGTAAGTCTTTCACAATCCTTTGTTAATTTCTTTCTCGTCCTTACTTAATCCCCCTGTTCCTGTTCCTGTTCGTTCGTTCCTTCTGCTTATGCAATGTATGTATGGGGCCGTATGTAATGGGTGCGTTTTTGTGATAATCTTGCAGAGGAGAGTCAAGCATTAAGGAAACTGGCTTGCGACCACCAGAATCTGCAGATTTTTCACTCCGACCCCTTCGATTACCAGAGCATAGTCGACGCTCTCAAGGGCTGTTCTGGTTTGTTCTACAACTTCGAGCCTCCGGAAGATTATACAACCTATGACgtatgttctctctctctctctctctctggactATCATTCTTTAACGTCGATCTCAATCAACCCACGATAACGTGAAATTTACACTGCATTTCTTATAAGCTCGGCATTACgcttcttttgcattttctttatacCGAGCAGTGAAAAATATATAGCACACAGTTTGCTATTTCGCAAACAGCATTTTCATTctcaaaaagattttttttttttttttctagtccAATTATGGTTTTACAAGAGCATAGAATTCGTTGATAAAGGACGTCGATCAATACAATGAATCACAGTCTACAGTTTAATGACTCGTCAAAGGGATCATCACTTTTAAAAGAATCAAACTGGGCACTTGTTTACCAAGTCAACAAAGCAATTTGGTTTTACCTTTGATGGTTTCAAATACAAGTCTGAATGAAAGAGACAAACACATGCAGATAACCAGTATTCCAAATTAGCGGAGGCATATGTATTATATACGAGTGGTTTGATCAACAATAACAAATCATGGTTAATTTTGGTGCAGGAATTCATGGGGGAGATTGAAGTGAGAGCGGCACACAACGTAGTGGAAGCCTGCGCCCAAACAGATACCATCGACAAGGTGGTTTTCACGTCGTCCGCGACCGCTGTCATCTGGAGGGAGGATCGTAAATCGTCCAAATCAGATTCTGACGAGACATACTGGACTGACATCAATTTTTGCCGCAAATTCAAGGTACCCCCCATTTTATATTCCTTTTTACGTACAAACAATCCACTCAAATTAACAATACCAAATTGCCTGCAACTGGATACCAATCAATGCTACTACCAAGATTCCCAACTTgtggaaatttttatatattatctcttgaaaatattatattgcCACCAATTTCTGAGCATTTGCACGGCTGTATACAGCTATGGCATGCACTGTCCAAGACTGTGGCAGAGAAGGCGGCATGGGCCTTGGCCATGGACCGGGGAGTCAGCATGGTGTGCATCAACGCCGGACTCTTGACG
The Diospyros lotus cultivar Yz01 chromosome 12, ASM1463336v1, whole genome shotgun sequence DNA segment above includes these coding regions:
- the LOC127813866 gene encoding cinnamoyl-CoA reductase-like SNL6; translation: MAPAAFFSSSFNTVCVMDANSRLGCGLVEQLLRQGYEVHAAIQSPKESQALRKLACDHQNLQIFHSDPFDYQSIVDALKGCSGLFYNFEPPEDYTTYDEFMGEIEVRAAHNVVEACAQTDTIDKVVFTSSATAVIWREDRKSSKSDSDETYWTDINFCRKFKLWHALSKTVAEKAAWALAMDRGVSMVCINAGLLTGGPDLTITNPYLKGAAEMYEDGVFVTVDLDFLVEAHVSVFENIASFGRYLCFNHVIKTNDDAVKLAQMLTPDSPQPPPSSEKDMRIIQQRISNKKLNSLMEDFRSGPC